ATCGGCGGCCCGGCCTACGAGCCCACCGAAGAAAACCCCATGATCGGCTTCCGGGGCGCGAGCCGCTACCGCAGCCCTGATTTTGCCGCCGCCTTTGCCCTGGAGTGCGAGGCCATCCGTTCCGTGCGTGACGAGATGGGCCTGAACAACGTGCAGGTCATGATTCCCTTTGTCCGGACGGTGGGTGAAGCGCAGCAGATTATCGAGATTCTGGCCAGAAATGGCCTGCGGCGCGGCGAGAACGATCTGAAGGTCATCATGATGTGCGAGATTCCCAGCAACGCCATCCTGGCCGACCAGTTTCTGGAACACTTCGACGGCTTTTCCATCGGGTCTAACGACCTGACGCAGCTGACCCTGGCTCTGGACCGCGACTCGGGCCTGGTGGCCGACCTCTTTGACGAGCAGAACGAGGCGGTGCTAATCCTGATGGCCCAGGCGATTGCCGCCGCCAAGCGCGCGGGCAAATATGTCGGCATCTGCGGTCAGGGGCCCAGCGACCACCCGGCCCTGGCGGCGTGGCTGATGGACCAGGGCATTGATTCAGTCAGCCTGAATCCTGATTCGGTGCTGGGCACCTGGCTGCACCTGGCTGGTGAGCAGACACCACAGGCGGCTTCTCCTCTGGCCTGACCGAACCAGCTGATCTCAAACACAAACAGCGCCGAGGGTGATCTCCCGGCGCTGTTTTTCATTGACTGTGAGTGGTTTTGGCCATTGTCCACAGCCTCTAGCGGGAGACTTCTCTCCTGCGCAACTCTAGCCCTCTTGCCCCAGGACACTTGGGAATCAAGCCCTGACTTCGGCGCTCAGGACAGGCTGGGCACCCGTGGGCTGCGGAACCGGCAGCCAAGCCAGAACTGCACCAGATGGTCCACCTGCGCCACGAACTCGGATAGGTTGGGGGCTTTAACCAGAAAGGCGGTGGCGTGCAGGTCGTAGGCGCGGTCCACGTCGTGCTGAGCGGTTGACCCTGACAGCATCACCACAGGCAAATGGGCCAGAGCTGGGTCGGCGCGCAGTTCGGCCAGAAAATCCAGGCCGCTCATGCCGTTCATATTAAGGTCCACCAGCACCATATCCGGGGGCAGCTGCGCCGGGTCGCGCAGCGCCAGCAACGCGGCCTCGGCGCCGCACTGGGTGGTCAGCTGCACCCTGGGGGCGTGATCATCAAAGACTTCCTGCGCCAGCAACAGATCGGCCGGCGCGTCATCTACCAGCAGAACAGACAGGGGGCGAGACACAGCACCGCCTATCCTGCCGCCCCAGCAGGTGGGGACGCCTTTAGGTTTTCCTGAATCTTGAGGGGGTGAGAAGGAATCTGGTTCTGACCTTGGTGAATTTCTAAAGAGACAGCTCGCCTGCGCGCTCCTCAGAATCCTATTGGCTGCTCCTCGCTCTGCCGGAATGAATCGTCTTTGCTAACGATGCCCTGAAAAACCTCTTCAGGACAGCCGGGGCACGCGCGACTGCTTGAAACGGCAATCGCGCCAGAACTGCACGAACTGGTCCACCTGCTCGACAAAGGCTGCAAACTGGCCGCGCTTGACCATGTAGGAGCTGGCAAACAGGTCATACGCCTGGTCAATGTCCTGCGAGCTGTCCGAAGTCGTGAGCATCACCACCGGCAGATGGCGCAGTTCTGTGTCGGCCCGAATAGCCCGCAACACCTCAAAACCGTTCATCTGGGGCATGTTGATGTCCAGAATGACCACGTCTGGCAGGGTGCGGCCTGGGTCACGCAAATGCTTCAGCGCCGACTCGCCGTCGCGGCAGGTAGACACGGACACCCACTCCTCATGCTCGGCAAACGCTTCCTGCGCCAGAAGGAGGTCTGCCGGGTTGTCGTCAATCAGAAGAAGGCAGAGACGATGAGACATGGCTTGATGATACGCAGTTTCTTTTCTCATCTTTCGAAAGTGCCAAAGTAGCAATTGACCAACAGTCAGCCAGCGGCTCTATTCTAGCAAAAGCGACGGCGTAGCAGCGCCCAGGCGTTTCAGGTCGGCCGAATGAGGCTCTGCCTGAGATGAGCCGCAGACAGGTCATATCCCTTTCGTTGACAAGTTGCGGAAAAACCAACGACTCCTATTTAGAACCCACCTTACCCACACCCTTCCAACTCTGCTCAGATCGAACTGCTGTGGCAAGCGGGAGCGGTGAACTGCTTCTCAGTGAAGGGTGCGCATGCCAGGAACTTCCAGCAGAAAAATGGGAATCGGGGCCTGCGCAGTTTCACCCCAGGCGCCCTGAAAGGTGTAATGGCCGCTCATGTGCCCAGGCGTGACCTCCAAGGTCACGAACGAATCGTAGACAAACACACCGCCCGGCGGCAGCACCGGCTGCTCGCCCACCACACCGTCGCCGTCCACGCTGGTGGCCTGTCCCCGTCCATCCACGATGTCCCAGTGACGCGACAGCAGCTTCCAGGTCTGGTCACTGCGATTTTCGATGCGGATGACATAGCTGAACAGCTGACGCTCAGGGGTGCTGTGGGCCGCCAGATGCTGGGCCTCGACCTGAACAGCGATATCGGGGGAAACGGGCAGGGTCATGGGCCTCAGCATATGGGGGGGAGGCCAGGCGGGCGGCAGAGCTAAAGGGCGCATTTGCCCTTCAAGCACACCGAGCAGCGCGAAAAGCCCAAGCAGGACGGCAAGCCCAGAAACCTCCCAGCGCCGTACCGGAACCTCGCAATGTCAGCCTCGGTGCACTTACACTTGCGGGCGTGACGCAAATCAACCGTGAGTTTCTGTTTCGGCTGCTGGACGTGGCCGCCCCCAGCGGCCTGGAGCGCCGCGCCGCTGACGTGTGGCTGGAAGAAGCCGCCTCCTTTGCCCGCACCGCTGAGGACCACTACGGCAACGCCTACGCCGAGCTTGGCCCCGAAGATGGCCCGGCCATCGCCCTGATGGGCCACCTGGACGAGATTGGTCTGATCGTCTCTCATGTAGGGGACGAGGGCTTCTTAAGCGTGCTGCCTGTGGGCGGCTGGGACCCGCAGGTGCTCGTAGGCCAGCGCATCCGCCTGCTGGCGCCCGGCGGCGACCTGATCGGCGTGGTGGGCAAAAAGGCCATTCACGTTATGGAAGCCGAGGAACGCACCAAGGCCAGCAAGATCGAGGACCTGTGGATTGACGTCGGCCTGGACGCCGATGAGGTGAAAGAGCAGGTGCCCGTGGGAACCTACGGCGTGCTGGAACAGGGACCGCTGATGGTCGGCACCAAGGTTGTGGGCCGCGCACTGGACAACCGGGTGGGGGCGTTTATCGTGCTTGAAGCCCTGCGGGCGCTGAAAGACAAGGAACTGCCCTACCGCGTCGTCGCCGTCGGCACCAGCCAGGAAGAGATTGGGGTGTTTGGCGCACAGGTCAGCGGCTACAAACTTGACCCTGTGGCGGGCGTGGCCGTGGACGTGACCCACGAAACCAAGCAGCCGGGCGTCAGCGAGAAGAAGTACGGCGTGGCGCCCTTTGGCTCGGGGGCCAACCTGACCGTGGGGCCGATGGTCAGCCCGGTGGTGCTGCGCCAGATGACCGTGGCGGCGCAGGAGGCCGGCGTTCCCTTTACCCTCAGCGCGGCAGGACGCTTTTCGGGAACCGACGCCGACGCCCTGACCTTGGCCCGCGCCGGGGTGCCCACGGCCGTGGTCAGCATTCCCAACCGCTACATGCATTCGCCCAGCGAAATGGTGGACGAGCGCGATGTTCAGGCGTGCATTGACATTCTGGTGGCGTGGCTGGAGCGCCTGCCAGGCGAGGTGGATTTTACCCGCAAAGGGTAAGCAGAGAGGACCAAGCAAGAGGTGGACTGGGCCGCTCAGGCACCCCAGTTCCACCTCTTTCCAGTAATCTCACAGCGGCTGCCAGTTCCATTGAGGGGCCATCAACGCCCCTCCACTCTCACCACTGTCTCTGACGGACACTTACTGTGTTCGCCTCAGCGTGGTTGAGGAGCATACCTCTCAACCACGCTGAGGTCTGCGATCAGTCAATACACAGGCCAGTGGCAGAGCGGCGCACCCAGCGGCTCCCTGTCACGCCGTCTGCCTCTCCCCCACCCCTGGCCGGACGTCCAGTACGGTGTCGGGCACCCCGGCCAGCGCTTCACGCACCACAGCCAACCCTGCGCCCGGCTTGTACCCCTGTTCGGAGAGGGTCCGTTTCCAGTGTCGGGCCCCCGGCTGACCAGTAAACAGCCCCAGAGTGTGCTTCATCATCCTGGGCAGCGGCTGGCCCTGTTCAAGCTGCTCTGCGACATACGGCAAGTAGGCTTCGATGGCCTCACGGCGCGTGACAGGTTGGGTTTCTTCTCCGAAGAGCCACTGATCGGCCAGCGCCAGCAGGTACGGGTCCTGATACGCCGCGCGGCCGATCATCACGCCGTCGGCCCAGCCCAGGGCCGCTTGCGCAGCGTCCAGACTCAGGACGCCACCGTTCAGGATGATCGTCAGGTGGGGAAAGTCCGCCTTGAGTTGCTGCACGACCTCATACCGTAGCGGCGGAATCTCGCGGTTTTCCTTGGGGGACAGTCCCGAGAGCCACGCCTTGCGCGCGTGGACAATAAAGGTCTGGCAGCCTGCAGCCTCAACCGTCCGCACAAAGCGGGTCAGATGCTCGTAGCTGTCCAGGTCGTCAATGCCAATGCGGTGCTTGACCGTCACCGGCAGGGAGGTCGCGCCCCGCATGGCCTCCACCGCGCGGGCCACCACGTCGGGCGTGCCCATCAGGCAGGCACCGAACGAGCCATTCTGCACCCGGTCGCTGGGGCAGCCGCAGTTCAGGTTCACCTCGTCGTAGCCCCAGTCCTGCGCGGTGCGGGCGCACTCGGCCAGCGCGGCCGCGTCGCTGCCGCCCAGTTGCAGGGCCACAGGATGCTCGGTGGGCGAAAAGCCCAGGTGCCGCTCGCGGTCGCCGTGCAGCAGGGCGCCCGTCGTGACCATCTCGGTATACAGCAGCGTGCGCCGGGTCAGGGTCCGGTGAAACACCCGGCAGTGCCGGTCGGTCCAGTCCATCATGGGCGCGACCGACAGGGTGTGAAGGGGGCGGGCGGAGGCAGTCATCAGCCCGTCAGTGTAAGGGAAAGCCCCCGGCGTCAAAGGTGCCAGGGGCCAGAAAGAACCGAACTTACTGCCGGGTATCGTCGTCGGGGGCCGTGCCAAAAGTGGTGCCGGTGTCTGGCACGTGCGTATCGGCCTCATCCTGCATGTCCGTGACGTGGCTGCCGCCCACCGAGGTCTCTGTCAGACCGGTTTCTGAGTCGTCGGTGTACCCGCTGCGGTCACTCATACCGTTGCCGGCGTCGGCGGGCAGACCCCCCTGTGTTTTCTGATCGTCCATGCGGCACTGTGGCGCGGGGAAAGTGAGGGGTGGTGAGTGGAGCGTAGAGGAAAGCTTGTCACCGCGCCCCATCTGCCCTGTTCCGTTTACGCCACCAGCGGGTGCAGGTCGCCCACGCTGACCAGTGCCAGCCAGTGCAGGGCGCGGCTGGCCGAGACGTACAGCAGGCGGCGTTCGTACTCGGTGCTCTCGTCGTAGGTCTCGGCGTTGGCACTGGCCACGATAGCCGCGCTGAATTCCAGGCCCTTGGCCAGATTGACCGGCAGGATGACCAGGCCACCCCGGAAGCGGTGTTCCTGGGTGGTGATGGGCTGGGCGTCGGTGTCGAACTCGCGCAGGGCCTCGGCCAGGCGGTCAGCGTCTACCCCCCGGCGCGTGACGATAGCAATGTTCGTGTGCCCTGCCTGCTGCGCGTCCTTGACGGCCTGGGCCAGGAGGGGCAGTTCGCCGTGCGGGCTGCCCGCTGGGGCCGTGTACCGCTGCACTTCGGCCCCGTCGCGGTCCACGCCCTGCACCGCTGCGGCGCGGTTGTAGGTGGCGGCAATGCGCGCGCCCAGGTCCGTAATCTGGCGGGTGGAGCGGTAGGTGCGGCCCAGCGTCCGAACCTCAGCGCCGGGCAACTGCGCCTGCACCGCT
Above is a genomic segment from Deinococcus betulae containing:
- a CDS encoding response regulator, with product MSRPLSVLLVDDAPADLLLAQEVFDDHAPRVQLTTQCGAEAALLALRDPAQLPPDMVLVDLNMNGMSGLDFLAELRADPALAHLPVVMLSGSTAQHDVDRAYDLHATAFLVKAPNLSEFVAQVDHLVQFWLGCRFRSPRVPSLS
- a CDS encoding response regulator, whose protein sequence is MSHRLCLLLIDDNPADLLLAQEAFAEHEEWVSVSTCRDGESALKHLRDPGRTLPDVVILDINMPQMNGFEVLRAIRADTELRHLPVVMLTTSDSSQDIDQAYDLFASSYMVKRGQFAAFVEQVDQFVQFWRDCRFKQSRVPRLS
- the apaG gene encoding Co2+/Mg2+ efflux protein ApaG; translation: MTLPVSPDIAVQVEAQHLAAHSTPERQLFSYVIRIENRSDQTWKLLSRHWDIVDGRGQATSVDGDGVVGEQPVLPPGGVFVYDSFVTLEVTPGHMSGHYTFQGAWGETAQAPIPIFLLEVPGMRTLH
- a CDS encoding M20/M25/M40 family metallo-hydrolase, producing MTQINREFLFRLLDVAAPSGLERRAADVWLEEAASFARTAEDHYGNAYAELGPEDGPAIALMGHLDEIGLIVSHVGDEGFLSVLPVGGWDPQVLVGQRIRLLAPGGDLIGVVGKKAIHVMEAEERTKASKIEDLWIDVGLDADEVKEQVPVGTYGVLEQGPLMVGTKVVGRALDNRVGAFIVLEALRALKDKELPYRVVAVGTSQEEIGVFGAQVSGYKLDPVAGVAVDVTHETKQPGVSEKKYGVAPFGSGANLTVGPMVSPVVLRQMTVAAQEAGVPFTLSAAGRFSGTDADALTLARAGVPTAVVSIPNRYMHSPSEMVDERDVQACIDILVAWLERLPGEVDFTRKG
- the dusA gene encoding tRNA dihydrouridine(20/20a) synthase DusA, whose protein sequence is MTASARPLHTLSVAPMMDWTDRHCRVFHRTLTRRTLLYTEMVTTGALLHGDRERHLGFSPTEHPVALQLGGSDAAALAECARTAQDWGYDEVNLNCGCPSDRVQNGSFGACLMGTPDVVARAVEAMRGATSLPVTVKHRIGIDDLDSYEHLTRFVRTVEAAGCQTFIVHARKAWLSGLSPKENREIPPLRYEVVQQLKADFPHLTIILNGGVLSLDAAQAALGWADGVMIGRAAYQDPYLLALADQWLFGEETQPVTRREAIEAYLPYVAEQLEQGQPLPRMMKHTLGLFTGQPGARHWKRTLSEQGYKPGAGLAVVREALAGVPDTVLDVRPGVGERQTA